From one Malus sylvestris chromosome 1, drMalSylv7.2, whole genome shotgun sequence genomic stretch:
- the LOC126620241 gene encoding protein REDUCED CHLOROPLAST COVERAGE 1-like → MAPRNSRGKGKGDKKKKEEKVLPVVMDITVNLPDESSVVLKGISTDKIIDVRQLLSVNTETCNITNFSLSHEVRGQRLKDTVDVSALKPCVLALVEEDYDEQRATAHVRRVLDIVACTTSFGASSLPAKDQRSKLDASSTGSGKNAPVAQDKISKKSNATTAAAVNASKSQVPTGTDKRDVAGDSETEMSHSCLKLGSFYDFFSLSHLTPPLQFIRRAAKRQVDEIAADDHIFSLEVKLCNGKVLLVEACRKGFYSIGKQRVLCHNLVDLLRQLSRAFDNAYDELLKAFAERNKFGNLPYGFRANTWLVPPVSAQSPSVFPALPVEDETWGGNGGGLGRDGKFDLIPWANEFWHIASMPCKTAEERQIRDRKAFLLHSLFVDVSIFRAIKAVQHVMGKPELTCSVPNSEILYSKSVGDLNVTVMKDVSNASCKVDTKIDGIQATGVDEANLAQRNLLKGITADENTAAHDVNTLGVVNVRYCGYIAVVKVEGKENKKVGSPSQSIEFVDQPEGGANALNINSLRLLLHKTIPSEQNKPASHMQTLEHEDLSASCVFVEGVLEESLAKLEKEELDSDNFVRWELGACWIQHLQDQKNADKDKKPSNEKAKNELKVEGLGTPLKSLKNSKKKSDGGNTKLQSESSKSHVDGVVAEVENSISPSVESKLETNAKENELVLTEILSDAAFARLKDSETGLHCKSLQELIDLSQKYYSEVALPKLVADFGSLELSPVDGRTLTDFMHTRGLRMRSLGNVVKLSEKLSHVQSLCIHEMIVRAFKHILQAVIAAVGNTEKMAVSIAAALNLMLGVSDNEELNKSCNVHSLVWKWLEVFLRKRYGWDINSFNYDDVRRFAILRGLCHKVGIEMVPRDFDVDSPSPFQSSDIVSLVPVHKQAACSSADGRQLLESSKTALDKGKLEDAVAFGTKALAKLVAVCGPYHRMTAGAYSLLAVVLYHTGDFNQATIYQQKALDINERELGLDHPDTMKSYGDLAVFYYRLQHTELALKYVKRALYLLHLTCGPSHPNTAATYINVAMMEEGLGNVHVALRYLHKALKCNQRLLGPDHIQTAASYHAIAIALSLMEAYPLSVQHEQTTLQILRAKLGPDDLRTQDAAAWLEYFESKAFEQQEAARNGTRKPDASIASKGHLSVSDLLDYISPAHGAKGREVAGKRKSYLTKLKEKSIQTISSASSDESSKETTKEGSDEEGQETNVLEPIDRTDVIQESRPPLVEPQHVVEENAEENSNVFDQISSETYIEGGDDGWQSVQRPRSAGSYGRRLKQRRATIGKVYNYQKKYVESDVDYSSVKNINQNSSYYLVKKRPTSHGSYADNHTAKPSQGTKFGRRIVKGVTYRVKSMPSSTKVDTEEPSNGGKILSSPSESIQNASPHGIGPVKNSVVSLGKSPSYKEVALAPPGTIGKFQTQYNIPDNQEHGVRVHEEETTEVKGDSKPNTTELGNVLEEKDSVLDSVLVTTDHIPDETGAAEKKGEVISNDSKEDKSSLMVLESLDGHGSSGVKIDEVVEDNLLTDGVPKSLGSPKGCETDPSGTCELHDSNSTMQGVDDAVSSVDTRGLPSKKLSASAAPFNPSPPAARAAPVSMNIAIPSGAGNVPTVAPWPVNMNLHPGPGTVLPTVNPMCSSPHHPYHSPPATPNIIQPLPFMYPPYSQPQVIRTSAFPITSSGFHPNHFAWQNVNPHVPEFVHSPVWPGCHPMDFSAPTPVAEPISEPTVEPKFHNDDSAPVLPADIDNLEETKQEVNLLTSEAMSNAVESVKENGPSNLCRVELAQSEPTDNPNGNAASSGERTNDGEKTFSILLRGRRNRKQTLRMPISLLSRPYGSQSFKVICNRVVRGNDATKATSFSSSENCTATAT, encoded by the exons ATGGCGCCCAGAAACAGCCGTGGAAAGGGAAAAGgagacaagaagaagaaagaagaaaagg TTCTTCCTGTTGTTATGGATATCACTGTGAACCTTCCTGATGAAAGCAGTGTCGTTTTGAAG GGAATATCGACAGATAAGATTATCGATGTTCGTCAGCTATTATCAGTGAACACAGAAACTTGTAACATTACGAACTTTTCACTATCTCATGAG GTAAGAGGGCAACGATTGAAGGACACGGTGGACGTCTCCGCACTGAAGCCGTGCGTTCTGGCGTTGGTCGAAG AGGACTACGATGAACAGCGCGCCACGGCGCACGTTAGACGCGTGCTCGACATTGTTGCCTGCACGACAAGCTTCGGAGCGTCGTCTTTGCCGGCGAAGGACCAAAGATCGAAGCTCGATGCTTCTTCAACTGGCTCCGGCAAAAATGCTCCGGTTGCGCAGGATAAGATCTCCAAGAAATCCAACGCCACGACCGCCGCCGCCGTCAACGCCTCCAAGTCTCAAGTTCCTACCGGAACCGATAAGCGAGACGTGGCGGGGGACTCGGAGACCGAGATGAGCCACTCCTGCCTCAAGCTTGGTTCTTTCTAcgacttcttctctctctcccaccTCACTCCCCCTTTGCAAT TTATTCGAAGGGCGGCGAAACGGCAAGTCGATGAGATTGCGGCGGATGATCACATTTTTTCTCTAGAA gtgaagctttgcaatgGGAAGGTGCTTCTTGTTGAAGCTTGCCGAAAGGGGTTTTATAGCATAGGGAAGCAGCGGGTTCTCTGTCACAACCTCGTCGATTTGCTACGGCAGCTTAGTAGAGCCTTCGACAAT GCTTATGATGAGCTCTTGAAAGCATTTGCAGAACGGAATAAG TTTGGGAACCTTCCTTATGGGTTTAGAGCAAACACGTGGCTCGTACCCCCTGTTTCAGCGCAGTCACCATCAGTTTTCCCTGCTCTCCCCGTGGAGGATGAAACTTGGGGTGGAAATGGTGGTGGTCTAGGAAGAGATGGGAAATTTGATCTGATCCCTTGGGCTAATGAGTTTTGGCATATTGCATCCATGCCTTGCAAGACAGCCGAGGAGAGGCAGATTCGTGATAGGAAAGCATTCCTTCTTCACAGCCTATTCGTCGATGTTTCCATTTTTAGAGCCATTAAGGCTGTGCAGCATGTAATGGGAAAACCGGAATTGACTTGTTCAGTTCCAAACAGTGAGATTCTTTACTCCAAGAGTGTAGGGGACTTGAATGTCACAGTTATGAAAGATGTTTCTAATGCAAGCTGTAAGGTAGATACTAAAATTGATGGAATTCAAGCAACTGGAGTGGACGAAGCGAATCTAGCGCAACGAAACCTTCTGAAAGGGATCACCGCAGATGAAAATACTGCTGCCCAC GATGTCAACACTCTAGGTGTTGTCAATGTCAGATACTGTGGTTACATTGCAGTTGTCAAGGTTGAGgggaaagaaaataagaaagttgGTTCTCCATCTCAGAGCATTGAATTTGTTGATCAACCCGAAGGTGGTGCCAATGCCCTTAATATCAACAG TTTAAGATTACTACTTCACAAGACAATACCTTCAGAGCAGAATAAACCGGCATCACATATGCAAACTCTGGAACACGAAGATCTTTCAGCCtcatgtgtttttgttgagGGGGTGTTAGAAGAAAGTCTTGCTAAGCTTGAGAAAGAGGAGCTAGATTCTGATAATTTTGTGAGATGGGAACTTGGAGCTTGCTGGATACAACACTTGCAAGACCAAAAAAATGCAGACAAAGATAAGAAACCGTCAAACGAGAAGGCTAAAAATGAGTTGAAGGTTGAGGGACTTGGGACACCTCTTAAATCTCTTAAGAACAGCAAGAAAAAATCAGATGGAGGCAATACCAAGCTGCAATCTGAAAGCTCAAAGTCTCATGTAGATGGTGTTGTTGCGGAAGTTGAAAATAGTATATCCCCTTCTGTGGAATCAAAGCTTGAGACTAATGCCAAAGAAAATGAGCTTGTGTTGACAGAGATATTGTCTGATGCTGCCTTTGCTCGACTAAAAGATTCAGAAACTGGACTTCACTGCAAG TCTCTGCAAGAACTGATCGACTTGTCTCAGAAGTATTACTCTGAAGTTGCTCTTCCCAAACtg GTAGCAGATTTTGGTTCCTTGGAACTTTCACCGGTTGATGGTCGGACCTTGACTGATTTCATGCATACTAGAGGTCTTCGGATGCGCTCTCTGGGGAATGTT GTCAAGCTTTCGGAGAAGCTATCCCATGTGCAGTCCCTTTGCATTCATGAGATGATAGTGCGAGCTTTTAAGCACATACTTCAGGCAGTGATTGCTGCCGTTGGTAACACTGAGAAAATGGCTGTTTCAATTGCTGCTGCATTAAATCTTATGCTGGGGGTTTCTGATAATGAAGAATTAAATAAGTCTTGCAATGTTCATTCTCTTGTGTGGAAATGGCTGGAGGTATTCTTGCGAAAGAGATATGGATGGGATATTAACAGCTTCAACTATGACGATGTGAGGAGATTTGCGATTCTACGTGGATTATGTCACAAG GTGGGTATTGAGATGGTTCCAAGGGATTTTGATGTGGATTCTCCAAGTCCGTTCCAAAGTTCAGATATTGTCAGCCTAGTCCCAGTGCATAAG CAAGCTGCTTGCTCTTCGGCAGATGGTAGGCAACTCCTAGAATCATCAAAAACAGCTTTAGATaagggaaaacttgaagatgCAGTTGCATTTGGCACTAAG GCTCTTGCAAAGCTGGTAGCAGTTTGTGGTCCCTACCATCGAATGACAGCAGGAGCTTACAGCCTCCTTGCTGTAGTTTTATATCACACTGGAGACTTCAATCAG GCTACAATTTATCAGCAAAAGGCCCTGGATATCAACGAGAGAGAATTAGGGCTTGACCATCCAGACACCATGAAGAGTTATGGGGATCTTGCTGTGTTCTATTACAGACTTCAACATACGGAGCTGGCTCTCAA GTATGTAAAGCGTGCTCTGTATCTTTTGCATCTCACATGTGGACCATCTCATCCAAACACTGCTGCAACATACATCAATGTGGCTATGATGGAGGAAGGCCTGGGAAATGTGCATGTTGCCCTTCGATATCTACACAAAGCCTTGAAGTGTAATCAAAGGTTACTCGGCCCGGACCATATTCAG ACAGCAGCAAGTTACCACGCTATTGCAATTGCTCTCTCTTTGATGGAAGCTTACCCTTTAAGTGTTCAGCATGAGCAGACAACTTTGCAAATTCTACGAGCAAAGCTTGGCCCAGATGACTTACGGACACAA GATGCTGCTGCTTGGCTTGAGTACTTTGAGTCCAAGGCTTTCGAACAGCAAGAAGCTGCAAGAAATGGGACTCGAAAGCCTGATGCATCTATTGCCAGCAAAGGCCACTTAAG TGTATCAGATTTGCTTGACTACATTAGTCCAGCTCATGGTGCCAAAGGGAGAGAGGTGGCAGGAAAGAGGAAAAGCTACTTAACAAAG TTGAAGGAAAAATCCATCCAAACTATCAGTTCAGCTAGTTCTGATGAGTCTTCAAAAGAAACCACAAAAGAGGGTTCGGACGAAGAGGGTCAGGAGACGAATGTACTTGAACCAATTGATAGAACAGATGTTATCCAGGAGAGCAGACCTCCTCTGGTTGAACCTCAGCACGTCGTGGAAGAGAATGCAGAGGAAAATTCAAATGTTTTCGATCAGATATCTTCTGAAACATATATCGAAGGTGGTGATGATGGGTGGCAATCAGTTCAAAGACCTAGATCAGCTGGCTCATATGGGCGGCGTCTAAAGCAGCGGCGGGCAACTATTGGGAAGGTCTATAATTACCAGAAGAAGTATGTTGAAAGTGACGTGGACTATTCTTCAGTGAAGAATATTAATCAAAACAGTAGTTATTATCTTGTAAAGAAAAGGCCAACATCTCACGGAAGTTATGCAGACAATCATACTGCAAAACCCTCCCAAGGTACTAAGTTTGGACGGAGAATAGTTAAAGGTGTAACATACAGAGTTAAGTCTATGCCTTCGTCTACCAAAGTAGATACCGAAGAGCCCTCTAACGGTGGCAAAATTTTGAGTTCTCCATCAGAATCTATTCAAAACGCTTCACCACATGGAATTGGCCCAGTAAAAAATTCCGTAGTCAGTCTTGGGAAGTCTCCTTCTTACAAGGAAGTAGCATTGGCTCCACCAGGTACTATTGGGAAATTTCAAACCCAGTACAACATTCCAGATAATCAGGAACATGGTGTCCGAGTTCATGAGGAAGAAACAACTGAAGTCAAAGGAGATTCCAAACCAAACACAACTGAGTTAGGAAATGTACTTGAAGAAAAGGACTCTGTGTTGGACTCTGTATTGGTTACGACAGACCACATACCAGACGAAACCGGAGCTGCTGAGAAGAAAGGAGAAGTTATTTCAAACGATTCAAAGGAAGATAAGTCTTCACTGATGGTATTAGAGAGTTTGGATGGACACGGATCCAGCGGTGTTAAGATTGATGAAGTGGTAGAAGATAACTTGTTGACAGACGGAGTGCCAAAATCTTTGGGTTCTCCCAAGGGATGTGAGACGGATCCATCTGGTACTTGTGAACTGCATGACTCCAACTCTACCATGCAAGGTGTAGACGATGCTGTGAGTTCAGTTGATACTCGGGGACTGCCCAGTAAGAAGCTATCTGCCTCAGCAGCTCCATTCAATCCCTCACCACCTGCTGCACGTGCTGCTCCGGTTTCCATGAACATTGCAATACCTTCGGGTGCGGGTAATGTCCCAACTGTTGCACCTTGGCCAGTAAACATGAATCTTCATCCAGGGCCCGGTACTGTCTTACCCACGGTCAATCCAATGTGCTCCTCCCCTCACCACCCATACCATTCTCCTCCTGCGACCCCAAACATCATACAACCATTGCCTTTTATGTACCCTCCTTACAGTCAACCCCAAGTAATCCGAACCAGTGCCTTTCCCATTACTAGCAGCGGGTTTCATCCAAATCATTTTGCATGGCAAAATGTGAACCCCCATGTTCCCGAGTTTGTTCATAGTCCAGTTTGGCCTGGTTGTCATCCAATGGATTTCTCTGCCCCTACACCTGTTGCTGAGCCAATTTCTGAACCGACAGTGGAGCCAAAATTTCACAATGATGATTCTGCTCCAGTTCTGCCAGCGGACATTGACAATTTGGAGGAAACTAAGCAAGAAGTGAACCTTCTGACGTCAGAGGCAATGAGCAATGCAGTTGAAAGTGTAAAGGAAAATGGTCCTTCAAACCTTTGCAGGGTTGAACTTGCTCAGAGCGAACCAACTGACAACCCAAATGGAAATGCTGCAAGTAGCGGTGAACGAACAAACGATGGAGAGAAAACCTTCAGCATTTTGTTGAGGGGTAGGAGAAACAGAAAGCAGACTCTGCGAATGCCAATCAGTTTGCTCAGTCGACCGTATGGCTCACAGTCCTTCAAAGTCATATGTAACAGAGTAGTCAGAGGGAATGATGCTACCAAAGCCACCAGCTTTTCATCAAGTGAAAATTGCACAGCTACTGCTACTTAA